The window GGGCGCGCTGATACCGTACGGCGCCGATGACGGCTGGAAGATGATGATGGCCGGTATTATCAACGCCGGCTGGGATGAATTGGAGAAGGAGGCCGCCGCCGACCTGGCCGCCGAGGGTCTGCCCTGGGACAAGGCGAAACTTCAAACGATCGCCTATATGTGTTACCGCGGCCAGATGGAGGATATCGAGGTGCCCTCGCCGACGCCGCGGCTCAACAGCCCCAAGGATGTGGACGACCTCATCGCCGCGTTCGAGAGGATATACGAGAAGGTTTACGCCGGCGTGGCCAAACACGAGCGCGCCGGCTATCAGATAACGGAGCTGGGGCTGACGGTGACCGTGCCCAAGATAAAACCGAAGCTGGTGAAACGACCTCTGGAGGGGAAGGTGCCGTCGAGCGACGCTGTCAAAGGGAAACGAGAGGTTTATATCGACGGGAAGTGGCAGTCGGCCACTATCTACGATATGGATAAATTAAAACCGGGCAACGAGATCGACGGCGCGGCCGTGATCGAAGCCCCGGCAACCACGTTCTTCGTTCCGCCGGGCCGTCACGTGCGCATGGATGAATGGTCCATCTTGTGGCTGACGTAGAACCGACTTGTAGGGGCGAGGTCGCCTCGCCCGCTATGGATTCCGATTTTCGCCGGAATGACAAATCGATAAAGAGAGGTACAGGAGAGAAGTCTCTCCTGACGGGGTTTTAGGGGTGTCCCCTATTTTCTTAAATATCCCCCAAGACTGGGGGATATCAGGGGGTTGAACGTTATTTCGACACTCGAGGAGAGATAGATGCAGACGACGAACAAGGGAATAGGTGAGAAGGGCGCGACCCTTATTAATATGTTGAACGAGGGCGACCGGCTGTACAAAGAGACCGGCTGCTATCATGGCATCGAAAAGCCGAATTTAATGAAGGACGATCCCATCCGCTACGAGATCTTCCACTCGCGGGTAATGTCTGCGTTGATCTCGGGGCGCGAGACCACACGCATGATCTCAGGCTCGCCCTTCGTGCGCGAGGTGGCCGAGCTGTGCATCGGGCTGTACACGCCGGAGGGCGACAGCGTGGCGCAGTCGACGGGCATCCAGGTGCACGTGCGCTGCATGGGCGAGAACATCAAGTGGATGATCAGGAACAACTGGGAGGGAGAGGTCGGCATCGCCGACGGCGACCTGTTCCTCTGCAACGACAGCGTCATGGGCGCCATGCACCCCGCCGATGTTTATGATATTCTACCGATATTTGTCGACGGCGAGCTCGTCGCCTGGGTCTCGACCGTTATCATGGAGGTCGATATCGGCGCGGTGAGCCCGGGCTGCATGCCCACGGCTAACGTTGAGAGATCGACCGACGGCCTGCGCTGGTGCGGCGAGAAGATCGGCTCCAACGACAGGCTGAGGCGCGACTTCGAGGTCAAGATCGAGATGAGCCTCGATATGCCGGATATCTTCCTGCTCGACCGCAAGGGCGCCATCGCCGCCAACATCCGCGTGCGCGAGGAGATAAAGAGCCTCATCAAAGAGTTCGGCGTCGACTATTTCAAACGGGCCATGCGCGAGCTCATCGAGGAGGAGCGGCGCAATCAGATCGCGCGCATCAAGCAGAGGACGGTGCCCGGCCGCTACCGCGACGTCGTCCCGCTGGAATATTACATGAAAGACCAGCCGGTGACCTGGGTTCCCGCGCGCAAGGATTTCATGCGCCTGGTGCCCATCGAGATGAACATCACGCCGGAGGGTAAGCTGATACTTGATTTCGATGGCGCCGGAGAGTGGGGCTGGCATCCCTTCAACGCCTATCCGGCATCGATATGGGGCGCCTTCTCGGTGACGCTGGTGCAGACGCTGTGCTACGACGGGCGTGCCAACCTCGGGTCGCTCCTTCCCTGCGAGATCAACGCGCCTCTCAATACGATAATGAACCCGGCCGAGCTGCGGCGGCTGGCGACATCGACGCTGTGGGCCCCGCTGCTCGATATCTTCGGGCTGTGGTACGGTATGCTCAGCTCGGCCTACTATTTCCGCGGCTTCCGCGAGGAGATGTTCAACCTGCGGTCTTCTGCGGGATGGCAGATGTACGGCTACGACCAGTACGGCATCAAGCGCCCGCTGATGCTCTCGCCGCTGGGCAACTTCGGGCCGGGCGCCACCGGCGTGTGCGACGGGGTGGAGAACTCGGGATGGGTTGCTACGCCGGAGACGGACATGGGCAACGCCGAGATATGGGAGATGTTCGTGCCCTACCTTGAGGGCGCGCGGCGCTACGAGCCGTACTCTATAGGCTACGGAAAGTTCCGCTCCGGGATGGCGATCTCCCAGGTCTATATCATGAACGGCAGCAGCCAGGCTATAGGCTCCGGGGCCGTGGGCTGCTCGCACGACCGCCTGATCCCCAACCTGGGCATGTTCGGCGGCTATCCCGGCGGCAAGCGGAGCACATTCTTCGCGCGCTATGACGATATCAAGGATGTCATCGCCAGGCGGCAGCCGCTGCTTCAAGAATTCGGCCATCCCAAGGAGTTCGGCAAGGACTTCCCCGGCGAGATGCGAAAGGTGGACTATACGCTGCCGCCGATGGAGATAAAGGACTGGGACTGTCTCATAACGATAAACGGCGCCGCCGGCGGGCTGGGAGACCCTATCGAGAGGAAGCCCGAGTCGGTGAAGGCCGACCTGGACAACTTCCTGGCCACGCAGGAGATCGCAAAGAACATGTACTGCGTTTCGGCGGGCTTCGACGAAACTTCGAAAGAATGGAGTATCGACGATAAGGCAACGCAGAGGCTGCGCAAGTCGAAGCGGCAGCAGCGCCTCAAGCGCGGCGTCCCGGTAAAAGAATGGTGGCAACAGCAGAGGCAGCGGGTGCTTGCGCGCGACCTCGATCCGATGCTCATCGAGATGTACCAGAGCAGTATGAAGATGAGCCCCGGATTCACGCGGGAGTTCAAGGATTTCTGGGCGCTGCCGGAAGATTACGGTATGTGAGGTTTATGATGTCATACGAGATAAACGATCTGAAAGAGATGTTCGACGGGACGCTTCCCTGGTACAAGGTCAA is drawn from Dehalococcoidia bacterium and contains these coding sequences:
- a CDS encoding hydantoinase B/oxoprolinase family protein, coding for MQTTNKGIGEKGATLINMLNEGDRLYKETGCYHGIEKPNLMKDDPIRYEIFHSRVMSALISGRETTRMISGSPFVREVAELCIGLYTPEGDSVAQSTGIQVHVRCMGENIKWMIRNNWEGEVGIADGDLFLCNDSVMGAMHPADVYDILPIFVDGELVAWVSTVIMEVDIGAVSPGCMPTANVERSTDGLRWCGEKIGSNDRLRRDFEVKIEMSLDMPDIFLLDRKGAIAANIRVREEIKSLIKEFGVDYFKRAMRELIEEERRNQIARIKQRTVPGRYRDVVPLEYYMKDQPVTWVPARKDFMRLVPIEMNITPEGKLILDFDGAGEWGWHPFNAYPASIWGAFSVTLVQTLCYDGRANLGSLLPCEINAPLNTIMNPAELRRLATSTLWAPLLDIFGLWYGMLSSAYYFRGFREEMFNLRSSAGWQMYGYDQYGIKRPLMLSPLGNFGPGATGVCDGVENSGWVATPETDMGNAEIWEMFVPYLEGARRYEPYSIGYGKFRSGMAISQVYIMNGSSQAIGSGAVGCSHDRLIPNLGMFGGYPGGKRSTFFARYDDIKDVIARRQPLLQEFGHPKEFGKDFPGEMRKVDYTLPPMEIKDWDCLITINGAAGGLGDPIERKPESVKADLDNFLATQEIAKNMYCVSAGFDETSKEWSIDDKATQRLRKSKRQQRLKRGVPVKEWWQQQRQRVLARDLDPMLIEMYQSSMKMSPGFTREFKDFWALPEDYGM